In a genomic window of Caloenas nicobarica isolate bCalNic1 chromosome 29, bCalNic1.hap1, whole genome shotgun sequence:
- the LOC135999697 gene encoding olfactory receptor 14J1-like — MSYDRYVAICKPLHYGTLLGSRACVHMAAAAWATGFLYALLHTANTFSLPLCKGNAVDQFFCEIPQILKLSCSNSYLRKLGLMVVSACLAFMCFIFIVVSYVQIFRAVLRIPSEQGRHKAFSTCLPHLAVVSLYVSTAAFAYLKPPSISSPSLDLVVSVLYSVVPPAVNPLIYSMRNQELKDALWKLMTGYFSKADVTECTSIAFEDDANLGGGLEQPHLVDRALSWRVRQDE, encoded by the exons atgtcctatgaccgctacgttgccatctgcaaacccctgcactacgggaccctcctgggcagcagagcttgtgtccacatggcagcagctgcctgggccactgggtttctctatgctctgctgcacacggccaatacattttcactgccactgtgcaagggcaatgctgtggaccagttcttctgtgaaatcccccagatcctcaagctctcctgctcaaactcctacctcaggaAACTTGGCCTTATGGTGGTCAGTGCCTGtttagcttttatgtgttttattttcattgtggtgtcctatgtgcagatcttcagggctgtgctgaggatcccctctgagcagggacggcacaaagccttttccacgtgcctccctcacctggccgtggtctccctgtatgtcagcactgcagcatttgcctacctgaaacccccctccatctcttccccatccctggacctggtggtgtctgttctgtactcggtggtgcctccagcagtgaaccccctcatctacagcatgaggaaccaggagctcaaggatgccctgtggaaactgatgactggatatttttctaaagca gatgtaacagagtgcacttcCATTGCGTTTGAGGATGATGCAAacctgggtggaggccttgagcaacctcacctggttgacCGTGCCCTGAGCtggagagtgagacaagatgagtga